A DNA window from Paenibacillus sp. HWE-109 contains the following coding sequences:
- a CDS encoding transglutaminase family protein: MKKLEITHITRYSYTDTAQDSVNEVRLTPLTDNRQACYHHSIVTEPVSALFTYSDFFHNRVHAFTINKLHRELTIKMTSTVVTHDNDHIPVDNPSPYEEKAMRFSDAFQNEHAEYLLPTSYTGLTNEIKAYSDAIPDQNVSLYALLCHIYTTINRDFTYDPMATSVQTTVGEMLQNKRGVCQDYSHFMIAICRDKGIPARYVSGYHFVGDLQGGSADFTQASHAWVECFIPGSGWFGFDPTNNCEVNWRYIKLGHGRDYNDIVPVKGVYRGAGQQDLEVIVDVKLIG; encoded by the coding sequence ATGAAGAAACTGGAGATAACGCATATCACACGCTACTCCTACACGGATACAGCGCAGGACAGTGTCAATGAAGTGCGTTTAACGCCACTCACGGATAACCGTCAAGCTTGTTACCACCACAGTATCGTGACAGAACCGGTTTCCGCTTTATTCACCTACTCGGATTTTTTTCACAATCGGGTTCATGCTTTTACCATCAATAAGCTTCATCGCGAGTTGACAATCAAAATGACATCAACGGTTGTCACCCATGATAATGATCATATACCGGTTGACAATCCATCTCCTTATGAAGAGAAGGCTATGCGGTTCAGCGATGCTTTCCAAAATGAACACGCGGAATATTTGCTTCCAACGAGTTATACGGGACTAACGAATGAGATCAAAGCTTATTCAGATGCCATACCGGATCAAAATGTGAGCCTCTACGCCTTACTGTGCCATATTTACACAACGATCAATAGAGATTTCACCTACGATCCCATGGCTACATCCGTACAGACTACTGTCGGAGAAATGCTGCAAAATAAGCGTGGTGTCTGCCAAGACTACTCCCACTTCATGATTGCAATTTGTCGCGATAAAGGGATTCCAGCACGTTATGTGAGCGGTTATCATTTTGTTGGCGATCTGCAAGGCGGCAGCGCTGATTTCACGCAAGCCTCTCACGCCTGGGTTGAATGCTTCATCCCGGGCTCCGGCTGGTTCGGTTTTGATCCTACCAATAACTGTGAAGTGAACTGGCGTTACATCAAATTGGGGCATGGCCGCGACTACAATGATATCGTTCCCGTCAAAGGCGTTTACCGCGGAGCTGGGCAACAGGATTTGGAAGTTATTGTGGACGTTAAACTGATTGGATAA
- a CDS encoding peroxiredoxin, translating to MTQLTLQPTQPFAKLGLPAPSFSLLSTKNMETLDEKITLEDYRGKWLIFFFWPFDFTFVCPTEITAFSDNYAQFAELDCEIVGASVDSIHTHRAWTQTPREQNGIGPVNFPLVSDFSKETARNYGVLDEETGAAHRGLFIIDPEGVLRYQVITDMNVGRSVDETLRVLQALQAGGLCPVNWKPGDKTL from the coding sequence ATGACACAATTAACCTTACAACCGACACAACCATTCGCGAAATTAGGGCTGCCGGCTCCTTCCTTTTCACTTTTGTCGACGAAAAATATGGAGACTTTGGATGAGAAAATTACGCTGGAGGATTACCGCGGCAAATGGCTTATATTCTTCTTCTGGCCTTTTGACTTCACCTTCGTATGCCCAACTGAAATTACGGCTTTTAGTGACAATTACGCGCAGTTTGCTGAGCTGGATTGTGAAATTGTAGGTGCTTCTGTTGACAGCATTCATACACACAGAGCTTGGACACAAACACCGAGGGAGCAAAACGGGATCGGACCTGTGAATTTCCCATTGGTCAGTGACTTTTCCAAAGAGACAGCACGCAATTATGGTGTTCTGGACGAAGAAACGGGTGCTGCGCACCGTGGACTGTTCATTATCGATCCAGAAGGCGTTCTTCGCTACCAAGTCATAACGGACATGAATGTTGGACGTTCTGTGGATGAAACGTTGCGAGTGCTTCAAGCGCTGCAGGCTGGCGGACTTTGTCCAGTGAACTGGAAACCGGGCGATAAAACGTTATAA
- a CDS encoding alpha-E domain-containing protein: MVMMGRTAEALFWIGRYTERTENHARLIDVYYHIREDKEGQGGQAWSRLIDTIGDRAVFTEQFGSFTEQHVLQYITLDKNNANSLLACTNHARANLRNIREKMPAELWDIMNGLYLWLKEKEVRDITSDSPHLFYRFIRDTLSMFQGAATSVMPRQNEWYFVEAGRYLERAENLLRLLQSLCQDYAREEGSSYPLMLSVLKSVSGYESYRKEYADTVNLSNIIKFLMLQEAFPRSISFSFQALERSLKGIQLDEPDLNNAIHKIAKLAGKVRANLACMDEDDILSGKLEMTLQALRDSCNLMGIRMSKVFFPSLEEVIA; encoded by the coding sequence ATGGTGATGATGGGGCGAACGGCGGAAGCTTTATTCTGGATTGGCAGGTATACGGAAAGAACGGAGAATCATGCGAGATTAATTGATGTGTATTATCATATCCGCGAGGACAAAGAGGGCCAAGGTGGTCAGGCTTGGAGTCGTTTAATCGACACGATTGGTGATCGTGCTGTATTTACCGAACAATTCGGCAGCTTCACCGAACAGCATGTTCTTCAGTACATTACACTGGATAAAAACAATGCGAATTCCTTGCTAGCTTGTACGAATCATGCCCGAGCCAATCTACGAAATATCCGCGAGAAAATGCCTGCCGAGCTATGGGACATCATGAACGGCTTGTATTTGTGGCTCAAAGAAAAAGAAGTGCGCGATATTACAAGCGATTCGCCGCATCTTTTCTATCGCTTTATTCGCGATACGTTGTCAATGTTTCAAGGGGCAGCCACTTCGGTCATGCCGCGTCAAAACGAATGGTATTTCGTAGAAGCTGGCCGATACCTCGAAAGAGCCGAAAATTTACTGCGTTTGCTCCAATCCCTCTGTCAGGATTACGCCAGAGAAGAAGGTTCATCCTATCCGCTAATGCTGTCTGTTCTGAAATCGGTAAGCGGCTATGAGTCCTACCGCAAAGAATATGCGGATACGGTTAATCTCAGCAATATCATTAAGTTCCTCATGCTCCAAGAAGCGTTCCCGCGCTCGATCAGCTTCTCTTTCCAAGCGTTGGAGCGTTCCTTGAAAGGCATTCAGCTGGATGAGCCTGATCTGAACAACGCCATTCACAAGATCGCCAAGCTAGCCGGGAAAGTGAGAGCTAACCTCGCTTGTATGGACGAAGATGATATCTTGTCCGGCAAGTTGGAAATGACGCTGCAAGCCCTTCGTGATTCGTGCAACCTGATGGGAATTCGGATGTCCAAAGTCTTTTTTCCCTCCCTGGAGGAGGTCATCGCATGA
- a CDS encoding AbrB/MazE/SpoVT family DNA-binding domain-containing protein, which translates to MKSTGIVRKVDELGRIVLPIELRRTLHIDIGDAIEVYVDPERITLKKYMPACVFCGNFENMTYFKGKLVCGSCVDEIV; encoded by the coding sequence ATGAAATCAACAGGTATCGTTAGAAAAGTAGATGAGCTGGGACGCATCGTTCTGCCGATTGAACTCCGACGCACACTTCATATTGACATTGGCGACGCCATTGAGGTTTATGTCGATCCGGAACGAATAACACTTAAAAAGTACATGCCTGCCTGTGTGTTCTGTGGTAATTTCGAAAATATGACTTATTTCAAAGGGAAGCTGGTCTGTGGTTCCTGCGTTGATGAAATCGTTTAG
- a CDS encoding S-layer homology domain-containing protein: MHDLFNALTTYDPLLNDTGWKGMAIKSSDGGKFQINGFYYSNFGETNPISIDVKGYRDGVEVASTSFLADDLVDEYRSKNVVLDSTFDNVDKVFLYSAGLSWHGINNIVIDQALTNAAAPSITTQPTDQTVNEGSVTTLNVAATGSASLSYQWYSNSINSTSGGVLLNGKTNATMTVPTAAPGTTYYYAVVTNTDSNTTGNQTATATSSAAKVTVNALTNAAVPSITTQPIDQTVNEGSVTTLTVAASGSPALSYQWYSNTTNSASGGTLLSGETNAALTVPTATVGTTYYYAVVTNTDNSATGNKTATATSSAAKVIVNALTNAAVPSITTQPIDQTVNEGSVATLTVAASGSPALSYQWYSNTTNSTSGGSLLNGETNAILTVPTAMPGIIYYYAKVTNTDSNATGNQTATAISSVVKVTVNALTYTIDPISAKSAAVLISGYVPGSQETKTITITRDGTGDLIHLAVSLTGEDFVVTEPALTTLTTGTPTTNFTIKAKDGLAAGTYTTTVTVSADHMANVAFTVTQVVNLPGVPANPKDLVAIGGDRQVALNWSSVTEATYYNVYMATADGQYNSSSFTTVTTAAYIAENLTNGTNYFFVVKAGNVGGLSAASNQVSATPAKVAGAPTSVTAVAGNGQATITFAAPTDNGGNEITAYEVTGLPDGIKVTGAASPITITGLTNQKAYTFTVKAINRVGSSISSAASSEVIPSAPSENNSGDSGSGSGGTSTSVPAATGIEVLVNGKVENLGTATAAKRDEQTVTTVSLDQNKVESKLAEEGQHTLITIPIVGQSNVVIGEMNGQLIKNMQNKQAVLAIKTDGATYTLPAEQINIAAISEQFGKALSLGDIKVQIEIATLTAEAAKVVENAAEKGTFTLVAPSINFTVRGIYGNETIEMSKFNAFVERTIAIPEGVDPNKITTAIVVDPDGTVRHVPTKVVQMDGNYFAKVNSMTNSTYSVIWHPIAFADMENHWAKDAVNNMGSRMVIEGTGGSLFSPDREITRAEFTAIVVRGMGLKLEKGTAPFTDVKASDWYSSAINTAYGIQLISGFDTGEFHPNDKITREQAMVIIAKAMKMTELKAKLSAQAADAALRPYLDADKAANWAQNSIADCLQAGIVTGRSDKALAPKALITRAEVAVIVQKLLQKSDFIK; the protein is encoded by the coding sequence ATGCATGATCTTTTTAATGCGCTCACTACCTATGATCCGTTATTAAATGATACTGGTTGGAAAGGGATGGCCATAAAGTCTTCGGATGGTGGCAAATTCCAGATCAATGGTTTCTATTACTCAAATTTCGGAGAAACTAACCCGATTTCGATCGATGTAAAAGGCTATCGTGATGGAGTGGAAGTTGCCAGTACTTCCTTTCTTGCAGATGATTTGGTGGATGAGTATCGTTCCAAGAATGTTGTATTGGATTCGACTTTTGACAATGTGGATAAAGTGTTTCTATACTCAGCGGGCCTGAGTTGGCATGGCATCAACAATATTGTGATTGATCAAGCGCTGACTAATGCAGCAGCGCCAAGCATAACTACGCAACCGACAGATCAAACAGTGAATGAAGGCAGCGTTACGACGCTAAACGTAGCAGCAACGGGTAGTGCATCGTTGAGCTATCAATGGTATAGCAATAGCATTAACAGTACGAGTGGTGGTGTATTGCTTAATGGAAAAACGAACGCAACAATGACAGTCCCAACAGCAGCGCCTGGCACAACGTACTATTATGCGGTCGTGACGAACACGGATTCCAATACAACTGGAAATCAAACAGCAACGGCAACAAGTTCAGCAGCGAAGGTAACGGTGAATGCGCTGACGAATGCGGCGGTACCAAGCATAACAACGCAGCCGATAGACCAAACAGTGAATGAAGGCAGTGTTACGACGCTAACAGTAGCAGCAAGTGGAAGCCCAGCATTGAGTTATCAATGGTACAGCAATACAACCAACAGCGCGAGCGGCGGTACACTGCTCAGCGGTGAGACCAACGCAGCATTAACAGTTCCAACAGCAACCGTTGGCACAACGTACTATTATGCTGTGGTGACGAACACGGATAACAGTGCGACAGGCAACAAAACAGCAACGGCAACGAGTTCAGCAGCAAAGGTAATAGTGAATGCGCTGACGAATGCGGCGGTACCAAGCATAACAACGCAGCCGATAGACCAAACAGTGAATGAAGGCAGTGTTGCGACGCTAACAGTAGCAGCAAGTGGAAGCCCAGCATTGAGTTATCAATGGTACAGCAATACAACCAACAGCACGAGTGGCGGTTCACTTCTTAACGGTGAAACCAACGCAATATTGACAGTCCCAACAGCAATGCCTGGGATTATCTACTACTATGCTAAAGTGACGAACACGGACAGCAATGCGACGGGCAATCAGACGGCAACGGCAATAAGCTCAGTCGTAAAGGTAACGGTGAACGCGCTAACCTATACGATTGACCCGATTTCAGCTAAATCCGCTGCGGTATTGATAAGCGGATATGTTCCTGGGTCACAGGAGACCAAAACGATTACGATTACGCGCGATGGCACAGGAGACCTGATTCACTTAGCAGTCTCATTAACTGGTGAGGATTTCGTAGTGACAGAACCAGCTTTGACAACGTTGACAACAGGCACGCCAACTACAAATTTCACGATCAAAGCCAAAGACGGTTTGGCGGCAGGTACCTATACAACTACGGTCACTGTATCAGCTGACCATATGGCGAATGTTGCGTTTACGGTGACGCAAGTCGTTAACTTGCCAGGTGTTCCGGCCAATCCGAAAGATCTTGTCGCTATCGGAGGAGATCGTCAAGTTGCATTAAATTGGAGTTCTGTAACAGAAGCAACTTATTACAATGTTTATATGGCGACAGCTGATGGGCAATATAACAGTTCTTCTTTTACAACTGTGACTACGGCCGCTTATATCGCGGAGAACCTGACAAACGGCACGAATTACTTCTTTGTTGTGAAGGCAGGCAATGTAGGAGGTTTGAGTGCTGCTTCTAATCAAGTAAGCGCAACTCCTGCCAAAGTTGCAGGGGCGCCGACCAGTGTGACTGCTGTCGCAGGCAACGGGCAAGCAACTATAACTTTTGCGGCACCGACAGACAATGGCGGCAATGAGATTACTGCATATGAAGTAACCGGTTTGCCTGATGGGATCAAGGTGACTGGAGCAGCAAGTCCAATAACAATTACAGGTTTGACGAATCAGAAGGCTTACACATTTACAGTGAAGGCAATCAATCGTGTTGGCAGCAGCATCTCTTCAGCCGCATCTAGCGAAGTCATTCCTAGCGCACCATCAGAAAATAATAGCGGCGATAGCGGCAGTGGCAGCGGCGGCACTTCGACATCAGTGCCAGCGGCAACAGGTATAGAGGTGTTGGTTAATGGCAAGGTGGAAAATTTGGGAACAGCAACGGCTGCCAAGCGAGATGAGCAAACCGTAACAACCGTATCGCTAGACCAGAACAAAGTGGAAAGCAAGCTTGCTGAGGAAGGTCAGCATACCCTAATTACCATTCCGATAGTAGGTCAATCCAATGTTGTTATTGGTGAAATGAATGGTCAACTGATTAAAAATATGCAAAACAAGCAGGCTGTTCTGGCGATCAAAACAGATGGTGCAACCTATACGCTGCCTGCCGAGCAAATTAATATTGCTGCGATATCTGAGCAGTTTGGAAAGGCCTTATCTTTGGGAGACATTAAGGTTCAGATCGAAATTGCGACCCTGACTGCTGAAGCGGCTAAAGTTGTTGAGAATGCAGCGGAAAAAGGAACCTTTACGCTTGTTGCACCATCCATTAACTTTACAGTTAGAGGCATATATGGAAATGAAACGATCGAAATGTCGAAGTTCAATGCTTTCGTGGAACGCACGATTGCTATTCCAGAAGGTGTGGATCCGAATAAGATTACTACAGCAATTGTTGTTGATCCAGATGGAACGGTACGTCATGTACCAACCAAGGTTGTTCAGATGGACGGCAATTACTTTGCGAAAGTGAATAGCATGACGAACAGTACGTATTCCGTCATCTGGCATCCAATTGCATTCGCAGATATGGAAAATCACTGGGCCAAAGATGCGGTTAACAACATGGGATCAAGGATGGTCATAGAAGGAACTGGGGGAAGTTTATTCAGTCCTGACCGAGAAATTACCCGTGCTGAGTTTACGGCTATTGTTGTTCGAGGCATGGGGCTTAAGTTGGAAAAAGGAACGGCTCCTTTTACCGACGTAAAAGCTTCAGATTGGTACAGCAGCGCGATAAATACAGCTTATGGGATTCAATTGATCAGTGGTTTTGATACTGGTGAGTTCCATCCGAATGACAAAATTACCCGAGAACAAGCTATGGTCATCATCGCAAAAGCAATGAAAATGACTGAATTGAAAGCTAAGCTGTCTGCCCAAGCGGCAGATGCTGCACTTCGTCCTTATCTCGATGCCGATAAGGCAGCGAATTGGGCACAAAACAGTATTGCTGATTGCTTGCAAGCTGGAATCGTAACGGGCAGAAGCGACAAAGCGTTAGCACCGAAAGCCCTTATTACGAGAGCTGAAGTTGCTGTGATTGTACAAAAGCTGCTCCAAAAGTCTGATTTCATTAAATAA
- a CDS encoding beta-galactosidase has protein sequence MNNSIIFYDPSFPYEGTRPNNDHLEELTQFGRIAAADELEEALAQGAANLVHLHGRYFPKKAWQAIMKHVRAGKGLIHVGSAPFRNPVYAGASDWEIEAEQTAYHQQLQIHEVLPVDPSPIARYAAHSELALLAGKESLLTVQPTVGLVLHVTRADDNPGQIGSSGPMDAHLIPLLKGISREEREIAAPIVLLENTKGDFAGGRWIFANLVTDDLFWTQGGTTLLKELSAFTARGVTEIWFKPNYACYDPGDRAALTVQLQTLANRAGDNFENTGWTFTVEVKKDGDPVPVWTTDFQMKASRELTYHKVNVPVDIEAGYYTAVCTAVANTGETRIFNQGYWGYDAELLREGTPLSCNRDYFMKDGRPLPIVGMTYMTSDVARKFLFMPNVSVWDRDIAQMVKAGINLLRTGIWSAWRQVMFVDGHPYEEVLRSIDAFILTCKRHNIEVTFNFFAFTPELWEGVNPYLDPRSVEAQKRFISSIVSRHQNTTNVHWDLINEPSMFNPNKPFAGPQSAHDRFEQEAFVNWLETRHLDIRKLQERWNMTTEELPDFASVRLPDVAEMNMNTTETLEKKGSPWLDYTLFTMDMHNRWAHELIATIRSINPAHLATVGQDEGLGAQRPSPFFYADAVDYTTVHTWWLMDQLVWDGIFSKAPDKPSLIQETGIMYVETADGRAKRSEHELRNILERKYAYSFATGGAGAVQWIWNINFYMNNINESHIGALRADGTEKPEADVSYDFGAFMGSIRDLFVDRKLEEVVAVFPYSNDFSTRKLAGDATSKLTRTLAYSMNVPFRGLGEYHLDALAQAHPKLIIVPSAHNFSDAALEKLAAHVRSNGGTLLFTGPLGLNEYWTPVARLTEIVGDTVLSNVLREEAMVLSGKVHPVSFGGARIAQLNKEVALSGGKGNSGTWNSQHGIVETYELGKGKLIWCPLPIELNDRSECIEALYNFALAEAGVQAELTWVKGGQLPGIYGRKLSFAKGSLYIFVSEFSVDTEIEVKDPVTGRSYAFELEAERTVMFAADKDGNLLAVYRPDQVHIKVK, from the coding sequence ATGAATAATTCGATCATATTTTATGATCCGTCGTTTCCTTATGAAGGGACTCGCCCGAACAACGATCATCTAGAGGAATTAACACAGTTTGGCCGCATTGCAGCAGCGGATGAATTGGAAGAAGCGCTAGCCCAAGGCGCAGCGAATTTGGTTCATCTCCACGGACGTTATTTCCCTAAAAAGGCATGGCAAGCCATCATGAAGCATGTGAGAGCGGGCAAAGGGCTTATTCATGTGGGGAGTGCGCCTTTCCGAAATCCCGTTTATGCAGGTGCATCTGACTGGGAAATAGAGGCGGAACAAACAGCGTATCATCAGCAGCTTCAAATCCATGAGGTTCTGCCTGTTGATCCGTCACCGATTGCTCGTTATGCAGCACATTCAGAGCTTGCTTTGCTTGCTGGCAAAGAATCACTGCTGACTGTTCAGCCTACGGTTGGTCTTGTTCTTCACGTAACACGTGCTGATGATAACCCAGGTCAAATCGGTTCCAGTGGTCCCATGGATGCTCATCTGATCCCGCTTCTCAAAGGGATTTCACGTGAAGAACGAGAGATTGCGGCACCTATCGTACTTTTGGAAAATACGAAGGGGGATTTCGCAGGCGGTCGCTGGATTTTTGCAAATCTGGTTACTGATGATCTGTTTTGGACACAGGGGGGAACAACGCTGCTGAAAGAGCTGTCTGCCTTCACAGCCAGAGGTGTGACTGAAATCTGGTTCAAACCGAACTACGCGTGCTATGACCCAGGTGATCGCGCAGCGCTGACTGTGCAATTGCAAACTCTTGCGAATCGCGCCGGGGATAACTTTGAGAATACAGGTTGGACATTCACTGTTGAAGTGAAGAAAGACGGCGATCCCGTGCCTGTGTGGACAACCGATTTCCAAATGAAGGCGTCTCGGGAGCTTACATATCACAAGGTAAATGTTCCAGTTGATATCGAAGCCGGCTATTATACGGCTGTTTGTACGGCGGTTGCGAATACGGGCGAAACGCGTATTTTTAACCAAGGCTACTGGGGTTATGATGCGGAGCTGCTTCGTGAGGGCACACCGCTGTCTTGTAACCGCGACTATTTTATGAAAGATGGACGTCCGTTGCCGATTGTAGGGATGACTTATATGACGAGCGATGTGGCGCGCAAGTTCTTATTCATGCCAAACGTATCCGTATGGGATCGAGATATTGCGCAAATGGTTAAAGCGGGAATTAATTTGCTGCGTACGGGAATATGGTCGGCTTGGCGTCAAGTTATGTTTGTGGATGGGCATCCTTATGAAGAAGTTCTGCGTTCCATTGATGCTTTCATTCTGACTTGCAAAAGACATAACATTGAAGTGACGTTCAACTTCTTTGCTTTCACACCAGAGTTATGGGAAGGGGTTAACCCTTATCTGGACCCGCGCAGCGTTGAAGCGCAGAAACGCTTCATCTCTTCGATCGTTTCCAGACATCAAAACACGACGAACGTGCACTGGGATCTAATCAATGAACCGTCCATGTTTAATCCGAACAAGCCTTTTGCCGGTCCTCAGTCGGCGCATGACCGCTTCGAACAGGAAGCTTTTGTGAACTGGCTCGAGACTCGGCATCTTGATATCCGCAAGCTGCAAGAGCGCTGGAACATGACAACGGAAGAACTGCCGGATTTTGCAAGTGTGCGGTTGCCGGACGTTGCTGAAATGAATATGAACACAACTGAAACACTGGAGAAAAAGGGATCACCGTGGCTGGATTACACACTGTTTACGATGGATATGCACAATCGTTGGGCACATGAATTAATTGCCACAATTCGCAGTATTAATCCGGCGCATTTGGCGACAGTAGGACAAGATGAAGGCTTAGGAGCTCAGCGTCCTTCTCCATTTTTCTATGCAGATGCGGTTGATTATACGACGGTTCATACGTGGTGGCTGATGGATCAACTGGTTTGGGACGGTATTTTCTCCAAAGCACCAGATAAGCCAAGCTTGATTCAAGAAACAGGGATCATGTATGTAGAAACGGCAGATGGCCGCGCAAAACGCTCCGAACACGAGCTGCGCAATATTCTTGAGCGTAAATATGCCTATTCATTTGCAACGGGTGGAGCGGGAGCCGTTCAATGGATTTGGAATATTAACTTTTACATGAACAATATCAATGAATCCCATATCGGGGCGCTTCGGGCAGATGGGACGGAGAAGCCGGAAGCAGATGTCTCTTATGACTTTGGCGCGTTCATGGGCAGCATTCGTGACTTGTTCGTGGATCGAAAGCTGGAGGAAGTGGTAGCTGTATTCCCTTATTCCAATGATTTCTCTACGCGGAAATTAGCTGGCGATGCCACGTCCAAACTCACGCGTACGCTGGCCTACTCGATGAATGTGCCTTTCCGCGGACTTGGCGAGTATCATTTGGACGCATTGGCTCAAGCTCATCCTAAACTGATCATCGTACCAAGTGCGCATAATTTCAGCGATGCTGCATTAGAAAAGCTTGCAGCACATGTGCGTTCAAATGGAGGCACTCTATTATTTACAGGGCCACTTGGGCTAAATGAATATTGGACACCCGTGGCGCGATTGACCGAGATTGTCGGCGACACCGTGTTAAGCAACGTTCTGCGTGAGGAAGCTATGGTGCTAAGCGGCAAGGTGCATCCGGTTTCCTTCGGTGGTGCGCGCATTGCACAGCTGAATAAAGAGGTGGCTTTGTCGGGTGGAAAAGGAAACAGCGGTACATGGAATTCCCAGCATGGGATCGTTGAAACCTATGAGCTGGGCAAAGGAAAACTTATCTGGTGTCCTCTTCCGATTGAGCTGAATGATCGAAGTGAATGCATTGAGGCGTTGTATAATTTCGCATTGGCAGAGGCTGGTGTGCAAGCTGAGCTCACTTGGGTTAAAGGCGGGCAGCTGCCTGGTATTTATGGGCGGAAGCTCAGCTTTGCGAAAGGTTCCTTATATATCTTCGTATCGGAGTTCAGCGTAGATACCGAAATTGAGGTGAAAGATCCTGTTACTGGCCGGAGCTATGCCTTCGAACTGGAAGCAGAGCGTACAGTCATGTTCGCGGCAGATAAAGACGGGAATTTGCTGGCAGTCTATCGCCCAGATCAAGTTCATATCAAAGTGAAATAG
- a CDS encoding glutaredoxin family protein, giving the protein MSNVIVYSSTNCPYCQQLKKYLNDQQVVFEERNIDLNDQYGQELHDLGLMSLPVTVIGEHKILGLNVTKLKKALTEIAS; this is encoded by the coding sequence ATGTCTAATGTCATTGTTTATTCCAGTACAAATTGCCCTTATTGCCAACAATTGAAGAAGTATTTGAACGATCAGCAGGTTGTTTTTGAAGAAAGAAATATCGATCTGAACGATCAATATGGACAAGAACTGCATGATTTAGGCTTGATGTCCTTGCCTGTAACGGTCATTGGCGAGCACAAAATTCTAGGCCTTAACGTCACTAAACTTAAAAAAGCATTGACTGAAATCGCTAGCTAA
- a CDS encoding LacI family DNA-binding transcriptional regulator, with product MSRLSKKISMQQIADRLGISKYTVSQALSGKSGVSVENRLRIQETARAMGYLIQGRAHGTNKESTLTDSAEMDQAASSKEVSPYILVWIQAMYQQDNPFWGKVLAGIATASSELGYEHLIVPVLKGHTDSLQIPSYLDPACCAGHLLAGTFPSPSVISLKQTGIPLVLIDHFEPLVDVDCVLNNNLDAGKMACQRLLAAGLKRLIFVGDDSFAVSFKERWWGCRLAIEDIAGPEETYSLRRWQVPYGQPQLVSYLERKIAAWTPDSMPEGIICANDHLALDLIPILKGKGIDIPSQIKIVAFDNIEAAAYAQPPLSTIELAKESLGIRAVETLLYRRNHPGRQSEKIILSSRFIARDSG from the coding sequence GTGTCTCGTTTGAGCAAAAAAATATCTATGCAGCAAATTGCCGACCGGCTCGGCATATCCAAATATACCGTCTCCCAAGCGTTATCCGGCAAATCGGGCGTAAGCGTTGAGAATCGGCTGCGTATTCAAGAGACTGCAAGGGCTATGGGCTACCTTATTCAGGGCAGAGCTCATGGCACAAACAAAGAAAGCACCCTGACAGATTCAGCAGAAATGGATCAAGCAGCTAGTTCCAAAGAAGTCAGCCCTTACATACTGGTTTGGATTCAAGCCATGTATCAGCAGGACAACCCTTTCTGGGGCAAAGTTCTCGCAGGCATTGCAACAGCTAGCAGTGAGCTGGGGTACGAGCATCTGATTGTTCCTGTCCTTAAGGGACATACGGATTCATTGCAGATTCCTTCCTACTTGGATCCTGCCTGCTGCGCTGGCCACTTGCTTGCTGGAACGTTTCCATCGCCTTCCGTTATTTCCCTGAAACAGACTGGCATTCCGCTAGTTTTAATTGATCACTTTGAACCCCTGGTCGATGTTGATTGTGTCCTGAACAATAATTTAGATGCTGGTAAAATGGCTTGTCAGCGGCTGCTTGCGGCGGGCTTGAAGCGATTAATATTCGTTGGCGACGATTCTTTCGCTGTCAGCTTTAAGGAGCGTTGGTGGGGATGCCGCCTGGCAATTGAAGACATTGCCGGTCCTGAGGAAACTTACTCCTTAAGGAGATGGCAGGTGCCTTATGGCCAGCCGCAGCTCGTCTCCTATCTAGAACGGAAAATAGCTGCATGGACCCCTGACAGCATGCCTGAAGGAATTATCTGTGCAAACGATCACTTAGCACTCGATCTGATTCCTATCCTCAAAGGCAAAGGAATTGATATACCGAGCCAAATCAAAATCGTCGCTTTCGACAACATTGAAGCTGCAGCCTACGCACAACCGCCGCTAAGCACAATTGAGCTTGCCAAAGAATCCTTAGGCATTCGCGCCGTTGAAACCCTGCTTTATCGAAGGAATCACCCTGGGAGGCAGTCGGAGAAAATCATTTTGTCATCGCGCTTCATTGCCCGAGATTCAGGTTAA